GAGGTGGCCGCGGGGGCCTGGAGGAAGGGAAAAACAGCGCTCCCGAGCGTCGTGTTGGGGATGTCGTCGATGCGCGCCATGGTGCCCGGCCGCAGGCACTGGATCTCCCCCACGAGCTGCGTGCCGAGGCCCTTCACCGAGGCCGTGGTGCAGCTGTCCGTGACGGCCTTCGAGACGGGATCTCCGTCGACGAGGGCGCTCGAGACCTCCCCCGTGGGCTCGTCGTCGTGGATGGAACTACTGGGCTCGGAGTCGCAGCCCGCGGCGGCGAAGGTGAGGCCGAGGGCAGCGAGGACGAGGGGCAGGGCGAGCGCGCGGGCCATGATCCCGAGAGCCTTTCACCATCGAGGCCGACGCGCAACGGCGCGCGCCCGACCGGCATGCATCACGGAACGATCCCCGCGGCCTCCACGTGGTAGCCGCCGCCCGCGTCGAACACGAGGTCGTAGATGGGGAGGCCTTCGCCGAGGGCGTGGAGCGTGCGGGAGAGCTGCCGGGACGCGAGCTCGTCGACGATGCCCTCGAGCCTCCGGATCGCGTCGGTTGGCACGAGCCCGAGCGAGCCCAAGAGCTGCATCGTGAGCCCCCGCATGGTGCGCGCGACCTCGGGGTGGGCGACGAACATCTGCGTCCCCCCGAAGAGCGGAGAGACGAGCGGCACCTCGGCGAACATGCTGGCGTCCTCGGGCGTGCGGACGCGCAGCACGGCCCCCTCGGCGTGGCCGCCCGGGAGCGCTTGGTACACGGTCTCGGTCGAGCCCTCCCACCTCGTGCGGAAAAAGGCGCGGAGGAGGCTCCGGACGAGGGCGGCGCGCGTGCCGTACTCGTCCGCGTGGAGCATCGAGAGCTTCAGGTGGCCGCACCCGAGGTGGTCCGGCGCGGCCATGATCTCGAGCAGATCGTCGACGGCCTCGGGCGGTGGGCTCGTGAAGAAGGCCCGCCAGTCGAGCGTCTCGGACACGTTCTCCACGTGCTTCGCGAGGCGGGGGTGGGCACGGAGAGCGGCGATCGTGCGGTTGCCGGCCGCGATGTCGGTGTGGAGACCACACGAGCCGAACGCGTCGAGGCGCGCGCGGAGGAGCGCGTAGAGGGTCTCGTCGTCGAGCTCGGTGCCGCGGAGCTTCTCGAGCGCCGAGAGCACGAGCAGGAGCTCGCCCCCGTCCCCGCCGGGGGTGCCGAGGAGGGCGCCGTGGTCACGCCCGTCGACGCACGAGAGGTGGCCGTGGGTGAGGAGCGACGCGAGCTTCTGTTTGTGAATGGCGCGCGGATCTCCGAGGTGCTCCCGGATGTCCTCGAGGGAGAGGGTGCGCTTGTGCGCCTCGAAGCCGGGCTCGATGCGCGCGAGCTTCCCGAGGCGGAGGGGCAGCGCGCGTGTCGTCGCGTACCCTTGCCCGCGCCACGCCGCGACGCCGCCGATCATCGACGCGACGAGGCGCATGCCCTTCGCTTCGAGGGCCTTGGCGAGCTCGGGTCCGCGCTCCCCGCTCCGGTCGACCACCACCACGGGATCGTCGGCGTGGAGC
The sequence above is a segment of the Myxococcales bacterium genome. Coding sequences within it:
- a CDS encoding rhodanese-like domain-containing protein, coding for MDTSLIPEIGKVPQALRSFRIAWVEALVRGEHREPYVPASFAARHARLLHFVDVRARAELSGPLGRVPGSFSVLPEDIASVAKELHADDPVVVVDRSGERGPELAKALEAKGMRLVASMIGGVAAWRGQGYATTRALPLRLGKLARIEPGFEAHKRTLSLEDIREHLGDPRAIHKQKLASLLTHGHLSCVDGRDHGALLGTPGGDGGELLLVLSALEKLRGTELDDETLYALLRARLDAFGSCGLHTDIAAGNRTIAALRAHPRLAKHVENVSETLDWRAFFTSPPPEAVDDLLEIMAAPDHLGCGHLKLSMLHADEYGTRAALVRSLLRAFFRTRWEGSTETVYQALPGGHAEGAVLRVRTPEDASMFAEVPLVSPLFGGTQMFVAHPEVARTMRGLTMQLLGSLGLVPTDAIRRLEGIVDELASRQLSRTLHALGEGLPIYDLVFDAGGGYHVEAAGIVP